From a single Micromonospora sp. WMMD1102 genomic region:
- a CDS encoding glycogen debranching N-terminal domain-containing protein produces MKNLVSILDGNTFMLSDTRGDVDPSPDYPTGLFAWDTRFLSKWVLTIDGERLHALSVDDLQYFECRFFLVPGEPTHYVDAKTSVIRHRSLSGAFEEQLTVLNHRDEPVTLTLRMEVDCDFADVFDAREARPLTRRTAKFVTSGGLRLCHQRDKHVSETIVTSSEPAEIDAEGLTFRVELGPHGKWSTTIQALGTIRGAGGRDVRENLRGYQRNRPEKHRDLREWLTGTPKLTCDSDALKETYRRSLVDLAALQYTGLTSQGKLTATGLPWYMTVSGRHSIVTGLQTLPFTPQIALSALRVLALLQGGRIDDLRDEEPGKILHEVRYGEPGGFEDSAYTTYYGAADCTPLFVVLLDEYERWTGDVATVRMLEYEARSALAWIDTYGNLMDDGYVWYECRSPSGLVNQGWKDSPDAIMYSDGRLPGKPRATCELQGYAYDAKIRGARLARRFWNDPAYAERLEGEAADLRARFNRDFWIADRGYFALALDAEGGQVDALSSNIGHLLWSGIVEESRAEQVVEHLLSRPLFSGWGVRSLARHNPAYNPIGYHTGAIWPWDNSIIAWGLRKYGFTEQAARLAVTMIEASRYFGGRLPEAFAGYDRQLTKYPVQYPRACGPFSSSAGAPLMLLRTLLGLRPHEDHLTVDPAIPERLGRIELIDIPGRWGKTDAFGRGRVCLEPE; encoded by the coding sequence GTGAAGAACCTGGTCAGCATCCTGGACGGCAACACCTTCATGCTCAGCGACACCCGCGGTGACGTCGACCCGTCGCCCGACTATCCGACCGGGCTCTTCGCCTGGGACACCCGCTTCCTCTCCAAGTGGGTCCTCACCATCGACGGCGAGCGGCTGCACGCACTCTCCGTCGACGACCTCCAGTACTTCGAGTGCCGTTTCTTCCTGGTGCCCGGCGAGCCGACCCACTACGTCGACGCGAAGACCTCAGTGATCCGGCACCGGTCGCTCAGCGGCGCCTTCGAGGAGCAGTTGACGGTGCTGAACCACCGGGACGAGCCGGTGACGCTGACGCTGCGGATGGAGGTCGACTGCGACTTCGCGGACGTCTTCGACGCCCGGGAGGCCCGCCCCCTTACGCGACGGACCGCCAAGTTCGTCACCTCGGGCGGGCTGCGGCTGTGTCACCAGCGGGACAAGCACGTCTCCGAGACGATCGTCACCAGCAGCGAGCCGGCCGAGATCGACGCCGAGGGACTCACCTTCCGGGTCGAACTCGGCCCGCACGGAAAGTGGTCCACCACCATCCAGGCGCTCGGCACGATCAGGGGTGCCGGCGGCCGGGACGTCCGGGAGAACCTGCGCGGCTACCAGCGGAACCGGCCGGAGAAGCACCGCGACCTGCGCGAGTGGCTGACCGGTACCCCGAAGCTGACCTGTGACTCGGACGCGCTGAAGGAGACCTACCGACGCAGCCTGGTCGACCTTGCCGCGTTGCAGTACACCGGGTTGACCAGCCAGGGGAAGCTGACGGCGACCGGACTGCCCTGGTACATGACGGTCTCCGGCCGGCACAGCATCGTCACCGGCCTCCAGACGCTGCCGTTCACCCCACAGATCGCCCTCAGCGCGCTGCGCGTGCTCGCCCTGTTGCAGGGCGGCCGGATCGACGACCTGCGGGACGAGGAGCCGGGCAAGATCCTGCACGAAGTCCGGTACGGCGAGCCGGGCGGCTTCGAGGACAGCGCGTACACGACGTACTACGGGGCGGCGGACTGCACGCCGCTGTTCGTGGTGCTGCTCGACGAGTACGAGCGGTGGACCGGGGACGTCGCCACGGTGCGGATGCTGGAGTACGAGGCCCGCTCGGCGCTCGCGTGGATCGACACGTACGGCAACCTGATGGACGACGGCTACGTCTGGTACGAGTGCCGAAGTCCCAGCGGCCTGGTCAACCAGGGCTGGAAGGACTCCCCGGACGCCATCATGTACTCCGACGGCCGGCTGCCGGGCAAGCCCCGGGCCACCTGCGAACTACAGGGGTACGCCTACGACGCGAAGATCCGGGGTGCCCGGCTGGCCCGGCGGTTCTGGAACGACCCGGCGTACGCGGAACGGCTGGAAGGGGAGGCGGCCGACCTGCGCGCCCGGTTCAACCGGGACTTCTGGATCGCCGACCGGGGCTACTTCGCGCTCGCCCTGGACGCCGAGGGCGGTCAGGTCGACGCGCTCTCCTCGAACATCGGGCACCTGCTCTGGAGCGGCATCGTGGAGGAGTCCCGGGCCGAACAGGTCGTCGAGCACCTGCTCAGCCGGCCGCTCTTCTCCGGCTGGGGGGTCCGGAGCCTGGCCCGACACAACCCCGCCTACAACCCCATCGGCTACCATACCGGGGCGATCTGGCCGTGGGACAACTCCATCATCGCGTGGGGGCTGCGCAAGTACGGCTTCACAGAGCAGGCGGCCCGGCTGGCGGTGACGATGATCGAGGCGTCCCGGTATTTCGGCGGCCGGCTGCCGGAGGCGTTCGCCGGCTACGACCGGCAGCTCACCAAGTATCCGGTGCAGTACCCCCGGGCGTGCGGGCCGTTCTCCTCGTCGGCGGGGGCACCGCTGATGCTGCTGCGTACCCTGCTCGGGCTGCGGCCGCACGAGGACCACCTGACAGTCGACCCGGCGATCCCGGAGCGGCTCGGCCGGATCGAGCTGATCGACATTCCCGGCCGGTGGGGCAAGACCGACGCGTTCGGCCGGGGTCGGGTGTGCCTGGAACCCGAGTGA
- a CDS encoding pitrilysin family protein yields MPETGYPWPIETTRLDNGLRVVVSEDRSAPVVAVNLWYDVGSRHEPAGQTGFAHLFEHLMFEGSVNVAKTEHMRLVQGSGGSLNATTNPDRTNYFQTLPSEHLALALWLEADRMGGLVPALTQETLDNQREVVKNERRQRYENVPYGDAWLRLLPLLYPPGHPYHHATIGSMADLNAADLATFQAFHTTYYAPNNAVLTVAGDASPDEVHALVERYFGRLVPQADIPPAPDGTVVPATGAPVREVVDADVPAPRVYLAHRTHPFGGSGYDTVTVLATLLGSGRGSRLYQRLADGARLAQPDSVGAFGVDLAYAPAPLIVTATARDGVTGEELEAGLVEVLDGLADGVTAAELDRAKALLTTAWWRQLASVDGRADILGRHATQLGDPARAADRLPGWLSVTAEQVSTLAAELLGPTDRATLIYRPETQEEAS; encoded by the coding sequence ATGCCCGAGACCGGTTATCCCTGGCCGATCGAGACCACCCGGCTGGACAACGGCCTGCGCGTGGTGGTCAGCGAGGACCGCAGCGCGCCCGTGGTCGCCGTCAACCTCTGGTACGACGTCGGCTCCCGACACGAGCCCGCCGGCCAGACCGGCTTCGCCCACCTGTTCGAACACCTGATGTTCGAGGGCTCGGTGAACGTGGCCAAGACCGAGCACATGCGGTTGGTGCAGGGCTCCGGTGGTTCGCTGAACGCGACCACCAACCCGGACCGGACCAACTACTTCCAGACGCTGCCGTCGGAGCATCTCGCGCTCGCCCTCTGGCTGGAGGCGGACCGGATGGGCGGCCTGGTGCCGGCGTTGACCCAGGAGACCCTGGACAACCAGCGCGAGGTGGTGAAGAACGAGCGGCGGCAGCGCTACGAGAACGTCCCGTACGGGGACGCCTGGCTGCGCCTGCTGCCGCTGCTCTATCCGCCCGGCCACCCCTACCACCACGCCACGATCGGCTCGATGGCCGACCTGAACGCCGCCGACCTGGCCACCTTCCAGGCGTTCCACACCACCTACTACGCGCCGAACAACGCGGTGCTGACGGTCGCCGGGGACGCCTCGCCGGACGAGGTCCACGCACTCGTCGAGCGCTACTTCGGCCGGCTCGTGCCGCAGGCCGACATCCCGCCGGCCCCGGACGGGACGGTGGTGCCGGCCACCGGGGCACCGGTCCGGGAGGTCGTCGACGCGGACGTGCCGGCGCCGAGGGTCTATCTGGCGCACCGGACGCACCCGTTCGGCGGTTCCGGCTACGACACGGTGACCGTGCTGGCCACGCTGCTCGGCAGCGGCCGGGGCAGCCGGCTCTACCAGCGGCTCGCCGACGGGGCCCGGCTCGCCCAGCCGGACAGCGTTGGCGCGTTCGGCGTCGACCTGGCGTACGCGCCGGCTCCGCTGATCGTCACCGCCACCGCTCGGGACGGGGTGACCGGCGAGGAGCTGGAGGCGGGACTCGTCGAGGTGCTGGACGGGCTCGCCGACGGGGTGACCGCCGCCGAACTCGACCGGGCGAAGGCGCTGCTCACCACCGCCTGGTGGCGGCAGCTCGCCAGCGTGGACGGCCGGGCCGACATCCTCGGCCGGCACGCCACCCAGCTCGGCGACCCGGCCCGGGCCGCCGACCGGCTGCCCGGCTGGCTCTCGGTCACCGCCGAGCAGGTGAGCACGCTCGCCGCCGAGCTGCTCGGCCCCACCGACCGGGCCACCCTGATCTACCGGCCCGAGACCCAGGAAGAGGCGTCATGA
- a CDS encoding pitrilysin family protein: protein MTEPGPILTAQRPSAGAARPYRFPRVVRATVAGGRVVAAHLPGHHLAVAVLLLDGGAGREPVGREGLSGVLAKALEEGTTRRDSTAYALALEGLGTELTIANDWDAFQVSVQVPVERLPAAVELLAEAVRTPRLDPADITRVRDDEVTALRMYWANPGPRADAALRADLFGADQRPGRPMDGDPDSVAAVTVDDVTSFHAAWLTRLGTLLVVGDLDRIDLDQLASTAFAGADGHAEPAGPPLDVRVRDQRRIILVDRPGSVQSTLRLGHPAPHRAHPDYVPMTLAATVLGGAFTSRLNHLIREVRGYTYGIRSEFGHSRRFGRFVVSSGVQTAVTVPALVDAVGEITRTRDAGVTEPELAVARAWRAGQLSVELQAPRAIASALATLVVHDLPDDYHATLRERLLSAAEPAVSAAAGTHLHPQGLTLVVEGDAALIRDELVASGLGEVVDAAG from the coding sequence ATGACCGAGCCCGGTCCCATCCTGACCGCGCAGCGGCCGTCGGCCGGGGCCGCCCGGCCGTACCGCTTCCCCCGGGTGGTCCGGGCGACGGTGGCCGGTGGCCGGGTCGTCGCCGCCCACCTGCCGGGGCACCACCTCGCCGTCGCGGTGCTGCTGCTCGACGGCGGCGCCGGGCGCGAGCCGGTCGGCCGGGAGGGGCTCTCCGGGGTACTGGCGAAGGCGCTGGAGGAGGGGACGACCCGGCGCGACTCCACGGCGTACGCGCTGGCGCTGGAAGGGCTCGGCACCGAGCTGACCATCGCCAACGACTGGGACGCGTTCCAGGTGAGCGTGCAGGTGCCGGTGGAGCGGCTGCCGGCCGCGGTGGAGCTGCTGGCCGAGGCCGTCCGGACCCCGCGCCTCGACCCGGCGGACATCACCCGGGTACGCGACGACGAGGTCACCGCGCTGCGGATGTACTGGGCGAACCCGGGGCCCCGGGCCGACGCCGCGCTCCGGGCGGACCTGTTCGGGGCCGACCAGCGGCCGGGTCGCCCGATGGACGGCGATCCCGACTCGGTCGCGGCGGTCACCGTCGACGACGTGACCTCGTTCCACGCGGCCTGGCTGACCCGGCTCGGCACCCTGCTGGTCGTCGGCGACCTCGACCGGATCGACCTCGACCAGCTCGCCAGCACCGCCTTCGCGGGCGCGGACGGGCACGCCGAGCCCGCCGGCCCCCCGCTCGACGTGCGGGTACGCGACCAGCGGCGGATCATCCTGGTCGACCGTCCCGGCTCGGTCCAGTCCACGCTGCGGCTCGGGCACCCGGCACCGCACCGGGCCCACCCCGACTACGTGCCGATGACGCTCGCCGCCACGGTGCTCGGCGGGGCCTTCACCTCCCGGCTGAACCACCTGATCCGGGAGGTACGCGGCTACACGTACGGGATCAGGTCCGAGTTCGGCCACTCCCGGCGGTTCGGGCGGTTCGTGGTCAGCTCCGGGGTGCAGACCGCGGTGACCGTGCCGGCCCTGGTGGACGCGGTCGGCGAGATCACCCGTACCCGGGACGCCGGGGTGACCGAGCCGGAGCTGGCGGTCGCCCGGGCCTGGCGGGCCGGGCAGCTCTCGGTGGAGTTGCAGGCTCCCCGGGCCATCGCCAGCGCGCTCGCCACCCTCGTCGTGCACGACCTGCCGGACGACTACCACGCGACGCTGCGCGAGCGGTTGCTGTCGGCGGCCGAGCCGGCGGTGTCGGCGGCGGCCGGCACGCACCTGCACCCGCAGGGGCTGACCCTGGTGGTCGAGGGCGACGCGGCGCTGATCCGGGACGAGCTGGTCGCCAGCGGGCTCGGCGAGGTGGTCGACGCGGCCGGCTGA
- a CDS encoding SCP2 sterol-binding domain-containing protein translates to MDQSTQFFEGLNHRPPEPLLSKIRGTVRFELESDTGVDVWLLVFSAGSVSAAQAARPADCTIRTDRTFFNLIASGEADTFAALLRNRLTVEGDLQLFPYLNHLVPGPPGAHEPRQWVLQRGQRP, encoded by the coding sequence ATGGACCAGAGCACGCAGTTCTTCGAAGGGCTCAACCACCGGCCCCCGGAGCCGCTGCTGAGCAAGATCCGGGGAACCGTCCGCTTCGAACTCGAATCGGACACCGGCGTCGACGTCTGGCTGCTGGTCTTCAGCGCCGGCAGTGTGAGCGCCGCCCAGGCGGCCCGGCCGGCGGACTGCACCATCCGGACCGACCGGACCTTCTTCAACCTGATCGCGTCCGGCGAGGCGGACACGTTCGCGGCGCTGCTGCGCAACCGGCTCACCGTCGAGGGGGACCTCCAACTGTTCCCCTACCTGAACCACCTGGTGCCCGGCCCGCCCGGTGCGCACGAACCCCGGCAGTGGGTGCTGCAGCGGGGGCAACGGCCATGA
- a CDS encoding aspartate-semialdehyde dehydrogenase: MRIGIVGATGQVGGVMRRILAERQFPVDELRLFASARSAGRTLPWQDGEVTVEDAESADYTGLDIALFSAGKGTSKALAPRVADSGAVVIDNSSAWRMDPEVPLVVAEVNPHAAGARPRGIIANPNCTTMAAMPVLRPLHAEAGLVSLVVATYQAVSGSGLAGVAELDEQVRKVADGAAALTHDGRAVEFPTPRQYTQPIAFNVLPLAGSVVDDGSAETDEEQKLRNESRKILEIPELKVSGTCVRVPVFTGHSLQVNASFARPLSPDRARELLAGAPGVALADVPTPLLAAGQDPTYVGRLRVDETVPHGLAIFCSNDNLRKGAALNAVQIAELVAAESR, translated from the coding sequence ATGAGGATCGGCATTGTGGGGGCCACCGGGCAGGTCGGTGGCGTGATGCGGCGGATACTCGCCGAACGCCAGTTCCCGGTGGACGAGCTGCGGCTCTTCGCCTCGGCGCGGTCGGCGGGGCGCACCCTGCCCTGGCAGGACGGCGAGGTCACCGTCGAGGACGCGGAGTCGGCCGACTACACCGGCCTGGACATCGCGCTCTTCTCGGCCGGAAAGGGCACGAGCAAGGCGCTCGCCCCCCGGGTCGCCGACTCCGGCGCGGTGGTGATCGACAACTCGTCGGCCTGGCGGATGGACCCCGAGGTGCCGCTGGTGGTCGCCGAGGTCAACCCGCACGCCGCCGGGGCACGTCCCCGGGGCATCATCGCCAACCCGAACTGCACCACGATGGCGGCGATGCCGGTGCTGCGCCCGCTGCACGCCGAGGCCGGACTGGTCAGCCTGGTGGTCGCCACCTACCAGGCGGTCTCCGGTTCCGGGCTGGCCGGGGTCGCCGAGCTGGACGAGCAGGTCCGCAAGGTCGCCGACGGCGCCGCCGCGCTCACCCACGACGGGCGGGCCGTCGAGTTCCCGACCCCCCGGCAGTACACCCAGCCGATCGCCTTCAACGTGCTGCCGCTGGCCGGCTCGGTGGTCGACGACGGGTCGGCGGAGACCGACGAGGAGCAGAAGCTCCGCAACGAGAGCCGCAAGATCCTGGAGATCCCGGAGCTGAAGGTCTCCGGCACCTGCGTCCGGGTGCCGGTCTTCACCGGGCACTCGTTGCAGGTGAACGCCAGCTTCGCCCGGCCGCTGAGCCCGGACCGGGCCCGCGAACTGCTGGCCGGGGCGCCCGGGGTGGCGCTGGCGGACGTACCGACACCGCTGCTGGCGGCCGGGCAGGACCCGACGTACGTCGGGCGGTTGCGGGTCGACGAGACCGTCCCGCACGGGCTGGCCATCTTCTGCTCCAACGACAACCTGCGCAAGGGCGCGGCGCTGAACGCCGTGCAGATCGCCGAACTGGTGGCCGCCGAGTCCCGCTGA
- a CDS encoding CBS domain-containing protein has product MTTVGEFMTTRLVTMDGGDTLTAAAQEMRDSAIGDVIVTNGDDVIGIVTDRDITVRGVAEQLNPSSATLSEILSQDVITVSQYDDAVAAADLMRTYGVRRLPVVEEGRLIGLVSLGDLAVEREPQSVLADISADEPNN; this is encoded by the coding sequence ATGACGACCGTCGGAGAGTTCATGACGACCCGCCTGGTGACCATGGACGGCGGCGACACGCTCACCGCTGCCGCCCAGGAGATGCGGGACAGCGCCATCGGCGACGTGATCGTGACCAACGGGGACGACGTGATCGGAATCGTCACCGACCGCGACATCACGGTGCGCGGGGTGGCGGAACAGTTGAACCCGTCCAGCGCCACGTTGAGCGAGATCCTCAGCCAGGACGTCATCACGGTGTCGCAGTACGACGACGCGGTCGCCGCCGCCGACCTGATGCGCACGTACGGCGTACGGCGGTTGCCGGTGGTGGAGGAGGGCCGGTTGATCGGCCTGGTCTCCCTCGGCGACCTCGCGGTCGAGCGGGAACCGCAGTCCGTGCTCGCCGACATCAGCGCCGATGAACCGAACAACTGA
- a CDS encoding glycogen debranching N-terminal domain-containing protein — protein sequence MRPLVSILDGNTFVVSDDRGDIDPSPVFPTGLFSFDTRFLSKWELTLDGHRLSVLSVDDLQYFESQFFLVPGEPTHYVDAKLSVIRHRTVGGSFVEDLTVLNHEDRAVELAVRINVESDFADLFEIKDVREKAGGTSVFVEQDRLRLCYQRETFRREAVITSTAPADFDRGGLSFTLRIGAHQQWQTRLRVETLVEGAGGRDIRLSIQRHRSRSPETLRRDLDEWMERAPKLTSDSEPLTETYRRSLIDLAALRYTPLLSGPPLPAAGLPWFMTMFGRDSLITCLQTLPFTPELAGPTLRYLAMTQGVSLDDFREREPGKILHEIRYGESTAFEEQPHSPYFGSADSTPLFVILLDEYEQWTGDVELVMTLEQEARAALNWIDRYADMMGNGYVWFERRNLRNGLENQCWKDSWDAISYSDGRLPAFPRATCELQGYAYDAKMRGARLARLYWQDPVYADRLEREAAELKQRFNRDFWVADGEYYALALDTEGGQVDALTSNMGHLLWSGIVDENRAAKVAEHLLGPRLFSGWGVRTMAEGEGRYNPIGYHVGTVWPFDNSLIAWGLRRYGFRHEAGRIAEAMIDAARYFGGRLPEAFAGYDRALTKYPVQYPTACSPQAWSTGTPMLLIRTLLGLDPHGEHLVVDPALPEHMGRMELLDIPGRWGLIDAFGRGRAEHGQTPPHMLD from the coding sequence ATGAGACCACTGGTCAGCATCCTCGACGGCAACACCTTCGTGGTCAGCGACGACCGGGGCGACATCGACCCGTCGCCGGTCTTCCCGACCGGACTGTTCTCGTTCGACACCCGGTTCCTCTCCAAGTGGGAACTGACCCTCGACGGGCACCGGCTCAGCGTGCTGTCCGTGGACGACCTCCAGTACTTCGAGTCGCAGTTCTTCCTGGTCCCGGGCGAGCCGACGCACTACGTGGACGCCAAGTTGTCGGTGATCCGGCACCGTACGGTCGGCGGCAGCTTCGTCGAGGACCTGACCGTGCTCAACCACGAGGACCGGGCGGTCGAGTTGGCCGTCCGGATCAACGTGGAGAGCGACTTCGCCGACCTCTTCGAAATCAAGGACGTCCGGGAGAAGGCCGGCGGCACCAGCGTGTTCGTGGAGCAGGACCGGCTGCGGCTCTGCTACCAGCGGGAGACGTTCCGGCGGGAAGCGGTCATCACCTCGACCGCGCCCGCCGATTTCGACCGGGGCGGGTTGAGCTTCACCCTGCGGATCGGGGCGCACCAGCAGTGGCAGACCCGGCTGCGGGTGGAAACCCTGGTGGAAGGGGCCGGTGGCCGGGACATCCGGCTCAGCATCCAGCGGCACCGCAGCCGGTCCCCGGAGACGCTGCGCCGGGACCTGGACGAGTGGATGGAGCGGGCGCCGAAGCTGACGAGTGACAGCGAGCCGCTGACCGAGACGTACCGGCGCAGCCTGATCGACCTGGCCGCGCTGCGGTACACGCCGCTGCTCTCCGGGCCGCCACTGCCGGCCGCCGGCCTGCCCTGGTTCATGACCATGTTCGGCCGGGACAGCCTGATCACCTGCTTGCAGACCCTGCCGTTCACTCCGGAACTCGCCGGGCCGACGCTGCGCTATCTGGCGATGACCCAGGGAGTCAGCCTGGACGACTTCCGGGAACGCGAGCCGGGCAAGATCCTGCACGAGATCCGGTACGGCGAGTCGACCGCGTTCGAGGAGCAGCCGCACTCGCCCTACTTCGGCTCCGCCGACTCCACCCCGCTCTTCGTGATCCTGCTCGACGAGTACGAGCAGTGGACCGGGGACGTCGAGTTGGTCATGACGCTGGAGCAGGAGGCGCGGGCCGCGCTGAACTGGATCGACCGGTACGCGGACATGATGGGCAACGGCTACGTCTGGTTCGAGCGGCGGAACCTGCGCAACGGACTGGAGAACCAGTGCTGGAAGGACTCCTGGGACGCCATCTCGTACTCCGACGGGCGGCTGCCGGCGTTCCCCCGGGCCACCTGCGAGCTACAGGGCTACGCGTACGACGCGAAGATGCGCGGCGCCCGGCTGGCCCGGCTCTACTGGCAGGACCCGGTCTACGCCGACCGCCTGGAGCGGGAGGCGGCGGAGCTGAAGCAGCGGTTCAACCGGGACTTCTGGGTCGCCGACGGCGAGTACTACGCGCTGGCCCTGGACACCGAGGGTGGCCAGGTCGACGCGCTCACCTCGAACATGGGGCACCTGCTCTGGAGCGGCATCGTCGACGAGAACCGGGCCGCGAAGGTCGCCGAGCACCTGCTCGGTCCACGGCTCTTCTCCGGCTGGGGGGTGCGGACCATGGCCGAGGGGGAGGGCCGGTACAACCCGATCGGATACCACGTCGGCACGGTCTGGCCGTTCGACAACTCGCTGATCGCCTGGGGGCTGCGCCGCTACGGCTTCCGGCACGAGGCGGGCCGGATCGCCGAGGCCATGATCGACGCGGCGCGGTACTTCGGCGGCCGGCTCCCGGAGGCGTTCGCCGGCTACGACCGGGCGCTGACGAAGTACCCGGTGCAGTACCCGACGGCCTGTAGCCCGCAGGCGTGGTCCACCGGAACCCCGATGCTGCTGATCCGGACCCTGCTGGGCCTCGACCCGCACGGCGAGCACCTGGTCGTCGACCCGGCCCTGCCGGAGCACATGGGCCGGATGGAACTGCTGGACATCCCCGGCCGGTGGGGTCTGATCGACGCCTTCGGGCGCGGCCGAGCGGAGCACGGCCAGACGCCCCCGCACATGCTCGACTAG
- a CDS encoding SCP2 sterol-binding domain-containing protein, whose protein sequence is MADPTAEFFARVEQHGPELLPTASRGTIRFDLQRDDGAEHWFVAINRGNVLVSHEEREADCVVATDRGLFDRLATGETQVLAAYNRNELTVRGSLALLLMFRRAFPSPPGTRDPRERIRERFAARRVARERGQRP, encoded by the coding sequence ATGGCGGATCCGACCGCCGAGTTCTTCGCCCGGGTCGAGCAGCACGGGCCGGAGCTGCTGCCGACCGCGTCCAGGGGGACGATCCGGTTCGACCTGCAACGCGACGACGGGGCCGAGCACTGGTTCGTCGCCATCAACCGGGGCAACGTGCTGGTGTCGCACGAGGAGCGGGAGGCCGACTGCGTGGTCGCCACCGACAGGGGGCTCTTCGACCGCCTGGCGACCGGCGAGACGCAGGTGCTCGCCGCGTACAACCGGAACGAGCTGACCGTGCGGGGCAGCCTGGCACTGCTGCTGATGTTCCGGCGGGCCTTTCCGTCGCCGCCGGGCACCCGGGATCCCCGGGAGCGGATCCGGGAGCGGTTCGCGGCCCGCCGGGTGGCCCGGGAGCGGGGGCAACGACCGTGA